A genome region from Arthrobacter sp. V1I9 includes the following:
- a CDS encoding response regulator: MPEDYRVLIVDDDFHVAKLHAAYVDSVPGFLALAPVGSASLALQAIHSLRPDLVLLDVYLPDASGIDLLQQLDVDAVILSAASDAASIRVAFRRGALGYLLKPFTSESLSQQLRSYARYRRLLSQPGALDQDAVERAKRALIPGDVTPSSKPRSATEAAVLESLVPGEQYSAAEVAGRVGVSRATAQRYLSSLADDGAVDIQLRYGTTGRPEHRYGLPAR; this comes from the coding sequence ATGCCTGAGGACTATCGGGTGCTGATCGTGGACGACGACTTCCACGTGGCGAAGCTGCACGCCGCCTATGTGGATTCGGTGCCGGGGTTCCTGGCGCTTGCCCCGGTGGGATCGGCGTCGCTCGCGCTGCAGGCCATTCACAGCCTCCGCCCGGACCTGGTCTTGCTGGATGTGTACCTGCCGGACGCCTCCGGGATTGACCTGCTGCAGCAACTGGATGTGGACGCCGTGATCCTCAGTGCCGCATCCGACGCCGCCTCGATCCGTGTTGCCTTCCGCCGGGGCGCGCTGGGCTACCTGCTGAAGCCGTTTACGTCGGAGTCGCTGTCGCAGCAGCTCCGGTCCTATGCGCGGTACCGGCGCTTGTTGTCCCAGCCGGGCGCGCTGGACCAGGATGCAGTGGAGCGCGCCAAGCGTGCCCTCATCCCCGGCGACGTTACGCCGTCGTCAAAGCCCCGCTCGGCCACGGAAGCGGCGGTGCTTGAGTCGCTGGTTCCCGGCGAGCAGTATTCTGCCGCCGAGGTGGCGGGCCGGGTAGGCGTGTCCCGGGCGACCGCGCAGCGGTACCTGTCCTCGCTGGCGGACGACGGCGCCGTGGACATCCAGCTGCGCTACGGAACCACCGGCAGGCCGGAGCACCGCTACGGCCTGCCGGCTAGGTAA
- a CDS encoding sensor histidine kinase, translating to MPRSSPRAPLRFSTQTLLLQLAVVLLVVLLSAAVHAWLTYDRVGREAENQALTLARTVASDPSVRADVLAISQQAGTPPAAELAAGPLMMSAEAVRTRTGALFVVITDETGLRLAHPDPQRLGERVSTDPSEALSGREVTTRNTGTLGPSAGAKVPVYAPGSSTVVGEVSVGYSMETVGQSVARDIGPVALTATGALLAGVLGSFLLRRRLQRLTLGLEPEEISTLVHDQVAVLQGVDDGVIGVSADGRITVFNAAAQRLLGLADLAGGHWQDAPVPDQLKSLTRPGSGATAAVELVAGGRVLVANARKALHRREDLGWVVMLRDRTELQQLTRQLDAVGTMSTALRAQRHEFANQLHTIAGFMSIGQHQQAREYLARLAATGPLKFPVDQAELLQDPYLQAFVGAKGVEADERGVALRIGPETLVRGQVTDAQDVTTVVGNLIDNAVNAAVAGSASDRWVEVEVMDEPDDDGGTLHVVVADSGDGLAEGTEGEAVFAEGFTTASGPVRAGGGQGFGLALARQLARRRGGDVKLLDPGAPGGPGAVFMATLPRTTAGTKNAGHTDAGLKDAAGEEENA from the coding sequence ATGCCGCGTTCCAGTCCGCGCGCGCCGCTGCGGTTCTCCACCCAAACGCTTTTGCTGCAACTGGCAGTGGTACTTCTGGTGGTTCTGCTCAGTGCCGCCGTCCACGCCTGGCTCACCTATGACAGGGTGGGCCGCGAGGCTGAAAACCAGGCGCTGACCCTCGCCCGGACGGTGGCGTCCGACCCCTCGGTGCGTGCGGACGTGCTGGCCATTAGCCAACAGGCCGGCACTCCCCCGGCCGCCGAACTCGCTGCCGGGCCGCTGATGATGTCCGCAGAAGCAGTGCGGACCCGGACGGGTGCCCTGTTTGTGGTCATCACGGATGAAACTGGTCTGCGGCTGGCGCATCCGGATCCGCAGCGGCTTGGGGAAAGGGTGAGCACGGACCCGTCCGAAGCCCTGTCCGGCCGGGAGGTCACTACCAGGAACACCGGAACTCTCGGCCCGTCCGCCGGAGCGAAGGTTCCCGTTTACGCCCCGGGCAGCAGCACCGTGGTGGGTGAGGTCAGCGTTGGGTATTCGATGGAGACCGTGGGCCAAAGCGTGGCCCGCGACATCGGCCCTGTTGCCCTGACGGCCACCGGCGCTCTCCTCGCCGGCGTCCTCGGTTCCTTCCTGCTGCGCCGCCGCCTCCAGCGCCTCACCCTGGGATTGGAGCCGGAGGAGATCAGCACCCTGGTCCACGACCAGGTGGCGGTCCTGCAGGGTGTGGACGACGGCGTGATCGGCGTTTCAGCCGACGGCCGGATTACCGTCTTCAACGCAGCGGCGCAGCGGCTGTTGGGGCTGGCCGACCTGGCCGGGGGCCACTGGCAGGATGCGCCCGTCCCGGACCAGCTGAAGTCCCTGACCCGGCCGGGGTCCGGTGCCACTGCAGCGGTTGAGCTGGTGGCCGGCGGCCGGGTGCTGGTAGCCAATGCGCGCAAGGCCCTCCATCGGCGGGAGGACCTGGGCTGGGTGGTGATGCTCCGCGACCGCACGGAACTGCAGCAGCTCACCCGCCAGCTGGACGCCGTGGGCACCATGTCCACGGCGCTGCGGGCACAGCGCCACGAGTTCGCCAACCAGCTGCACACCATCGCCGGATTTATGAGCATCGGGCAGCACCAGCAGGCCCGCGAGTACCTTGCCCGGCTGGCCGCCACGGGACCGTTGAAGTTCCCGGTGGACCAGGCCGAGCTGCTCCAGGACCCTTATCTGCAGGCGTTTGTGGGGGCCAAGGGCGTGGAGGCCGACGAACGCGGCGTCGCCTTGCGCATCGGGCCTGAAACGCTGGTGCGTGGGCAGGTGACCGACGCCCAGGACGTCACCACAGTGGTGGGAAACCTGATCGACAATGCGGTCAACGCGGCAGTGGCCGGCTCAGCGTCCGACCGCTGGGTGGAAGTGGAAGTAATGGATGAGCCGGACGACGACGGCGGCACCCTCCATGTGGTCGTCGCCGATTCGGGCGACGGGTTGGCAGAAGGGACGGAGGGCGAAGCGGTCTTCGCCGAAGGCTTCACCACCGCTTCCGGCCCCGTCCGTGCAGGCGGCGGCCAGGGCTTCGGGCTGGCCTTGGCGCGGCAGCTGGCCCGGCGCCGTGGCGGGGACGTCAAACTGCTGGACCCCGGCGCCCCCGGCGGGCCGGGTGCCGTCTTTATGGCAACGCTCCCCCGCACCACCGCGGGAACCAAAAATGCCGGGCACACGGACGCAGGGCTGAAGGACGCAGCCGGAGAGGAAGAGAATGCCTGA
- a CDS encoding CitMHS family transporter, with product MLVILGFAMIAVFMVLIMTKKLTPVLALIIVPTVFGLFAGAGLGIGDMVMDSMKAMTSTAALLMFAIIYFGLMIDVGLFDPLVRFILRKLGNDPAKVVLGTAILAAAVSLDGDGSTTFILTTAAMLPIYLRLKMSPVVLTCVAGLANGTMNIVPWGGPTARAASALKIDVNEVFVPMLPSLLAGIAVVLAFAWLLGLQERNRLRATQPEIWGVPDTAEAFDGGTPAGGSAGGARGTSFVPATGGPAVDGSAPSTGVAVLERTETLVDDNHTAMADTALDPNRKTLRPKLQWFNLGLTVAVMGMLIADLVPLPYVFMVGSAIALLVNFPHVKDQAAQIVAHAPSIVAVVSMVMAAAVLTGVLTGTGMVEAMSAWLVQIIPSSMGPFMAVITGVLSIPMTFFMSNDAFYFGVLPVLSETAGHYGISAAEMARASITGQPFHMQSPLVPAILLLVSLAKVDLGDHHKKVLWRSAVVSLVMLGIGVLTGAIGIG from the coding sequence GTGCTGGTAATACTTGGATTCGCAATGATCGCGGTATTCATGGTGCTGATCATGACGAAGAAGTTGACGCCAGTGCTGGCGTTGATCATCGTCCCCACCGTTTTTGGTCTTTTTGCCGGTGCAGGCCTTGGCATTGGCGACATGGTCATGGATTCCATGAAGGCCATGACGTCCACGGCAGCCCTGCTGATGTTCGCCATCATCTACTTCGGACTGATGATCGACGTGGGGCTTTTTGACCCGCTGGTCCGGTTCATCCTCCGCAAGCTGGGCAACGACCCCGCCAAGGTGGTCCTGGGCACCGCCATCCTCGCGGCCGCAGTGTCACTGGACGGCGACGGCTCCACCACCTTCATCCTCACTACCGCGGCCATGCTGCCCATCTACCTCCGGCTGAAAATGAGCCCCGTGGTCCTCACTTGCGTGGCCGGCTTGGCCAACGGCACCATGAACATCGTGCCGTGGGGCGGCCCCACCGCCCGCGCCGCCAGCGCCCTCAAAATCGACGTCAACGAAGTCTTTGTCCCGATGCTTCCGTCCCTCCTCGCGGGCATCGCCGTCGTCCTGGCCTTCGCCTGGCTGCTCGGCCTGCAGGAGCGCAACCGCCTGCGGGCCACGCAGCCCGAAATCTGGGGTGTCCCTGACACGGCAGAAGCGTTCGACGGCGGCACTCCCGCCGGTGGTTCGGCCGGCGGCGCACGCGGTACCTCATTTGTTCCCGCAACGGGAGGCCCCGCCGTCGACGGTTCAGCGCCCTCCACTGGCGTGGCTGTGCTGGAACGCACAGAGACCCTTGTTGATGACAACCACACCGCCATGGCTGATACCGCATTGGACCCCAACCGCAAGACGCTCCGCCCCAAGCTGCAGTGGTTCAACCTGGGCCTCACCGTGGCCGTGATGGGCATGCTCATCGCCGACCTCGTGCCCCTGCCGTACGTCTTTATGGTGGGTTCCGCCATCGCCCTGCTGGTGAACTTCCCGCACGTCAAGGACCAGGCCGCACAGATCGTGGCCCACGCGCCGTCGATCGTTGCCGTGGTCAGCATGGTTATGGCCGCCGCCGTCCTGACCGGCGTCCTCACCGGCACCGGCATGGTGGAAGCAATGTCCGCGTGGCTGGTACAGATCATCCCGTCCAGCATGGGCCCGTTCATGGCCGTCATCACCGGCGTCCTCAGCATCCCGATGACGTTCTTTATGAGCAATGACGCCTTCTACTTCGGCGTCCTCCCCGTCCTGAGCGAGACTGCCGGCCACTACGGCATCAGCGCCGCCGAAATGGCCCGCGCCTCCATCACCGGCCAGCCGTTCCACATGCAGAGCCCGCTGGTACCGGCCATCCTGCTCCTGGTGTCCCTGGCCAAGGTGGACCTCGGCGACCACCACAAGAAAGTCCTGTGGCGCAGCGCCGTAGTGTCCCTGGTCATGCTGGGAATTGGCGTGCTGACCGGAGCCATCGGTATCGGCTAG
- a CDS encoding inositol monophosphatase has product MSGAEGASQVSPAELLEMAKQAAAAGARVLAGRNAEALQASNKGDAGDWVTAFDVAAEHAVRGVISAARPNDSITGEEHGTTRPAEPTGYRWSIDPLDGTTNFIRNIVYYGTSVAVADADGVWLAGVVNAPALGRVYYAARGQGAWLEENGTLTRLEGPVPGRKGQILATGFNYDPQVRSEQAAQFAELLKDFADVRRLGSAALDLCLVADGTHDAFGERGLNEHDFSAGALIAEEAGCWVRRPRLASPLDGGPTDEERLDAWTCAASLELSGKFPL; this is encoded by the coding sequence GTGAGCGGCGCCGAGGGAGCCAGCCAGGTATCTCCCGCCGAACTGCTGGAAATGGCAAAACAGGCTGCCGCAGCGGGAGCCAGGGTCTTGGCCGGCCGGAACGCCGAGGCGCTCCAGGCCAGCAACAAGGGCGACGCCGGCGATTGGGTCACCGCGTTCGACGTCGCCGCAGAGCACGCGGTCCGCGGCGTCATTTCAGCGGCGCGGCCCAATGACAGCATTACCGGCGAGGAACACGGGACCACCAGGCCGGCGGAGCCCACCGGCTACCGCTGGTCCATCGACCCGCTGGACGGCACCACCAACTTCATCCGCAACATTGTCTACTACGGCACTTCCGTGGCAGTGGCCGATGCCGACGGCGTATGGCTGGCCGGCGTCGTCAACGCTCCTGCGCTGGGCCGCGTCTACTACGCTGCCCGCGGCCAGGGCGCATGGTTGGAGGAAAACGGGACCCTGACCCGGCTCGAGGGCCCGGTTCCGGGGCGCAAGGGGCAGATCCTTGCCACCGGCTTCAACTACGACCCCCAGGTCCGCTCCGAGCAGGCCGCCCAGTTTGCCGAACTCCTGAAGGATTTCGCGGATGTCCGACGGCTCGGCTCCGCTGCGCTGGACCTGTGCCTGGTGGCGGACGGCACGCACGATGCCTTCGGTGAACGGGGGCTCAACGAGCACGACTTCTCTGCCGGGGCACTGATCGCCGAGGAAGCCGGCTGCTGGGTCCGCCGGCCGCGGCTGGCCAGCCCGCTCGACGGGGGCCCAACGGACGAGGAAAGGCTGGACGCCTGGACCTGCGCAGCGAGCCTGGAGCTGTCCGGCAAATTTCCCCTCTGA
- the ligA gene encoding NAD-dependent DNA ligase LigA encodes MSTGPGPAEQTATRTTAPAEPEAIPSGSVREEYEKLVDLVRKYRFAYYQEDTPLVSDAEFDELFRRLEEIEALHPELVSNDSPTQEVGGEVSAAFAAVEHLQRMYSLEDVFSLEELEAWLTKASAGIAKLGDGSHQPAWLTELKIDGLAVNLLYRDGKLVRAATRGDGTTGEDITHNVLTIKEIPQELSGEGFPAEVEIRGEVFIPSKAFAEFNEALIEAGKAPLANPRNAAAGSLRQKDPAETAKRPLKMFVHGIGAREGLQARSQSETYDLLKGWGLPVSPYSEVLGSLEEVLDFIKRYGDQRHKLLHEIDGIVVKVDDFATQRALGYTTRVPRWAVAYKYPPEEVHTKLLDILVNVGRTGRVTPFGMMEPVKVAGSTVEMATLHNQDVVKAKGVKIGDIVVLRKAGDVIPEIVGPVLALRGQQDPPVRDFEMPTECPSCGTPLAPAKEGDVDIRCPNAKSCPSQLRERVFHLAGRGAFDIEALGWEAAIALTQPTEPEVPPLTTEAALFDLTPELLAEVRIRREKRSKGVATGEFELVPYFYSKGTAKSPSKPTATTEKLFRELEKAKTQPLWRVLVALSIRHVGPRASRALATAFGSMDAIRKASEDELAHVDGVGPTIAAALKEWFAEDWHVEIVDRWAAAGVRMEDERDESMPRTLEGLTVVVTGSLPNFSRDEAKEAILLRGGKAAGSVSKNTSYVVAGENAGTKLDKAEQLGVPVLDEDGFRQLLAEGPAAQAEATAGALEEAKAEATP; translated from the coding sequence GTGAGCACAGGACCAGGCCCCGCAGAACAGACAGCCACCCGGACTACCGCACCCGCCGAGCCGGAAGCGATCCCTTCCGGCTCGGTCCGGGAGGAATACGAAAAGCTCGTCGACCTCGTCCGGAAGTACAGGTTCGCGTATTACCAGGAAGACACACCCCTGGTCTCGGACGCCGAGTTCGACGAGCTTTTCCGGCGGCTGGAAGAAATCGAGGCACTTCATCCGGAGCTTGTGTCCAACGACTCGCCCACCCAGGAAGTGGGCGGGGAAGTCTCGGCCGCGTTCGCCGCGGTGGAGCACCTGCAGCGGATGTACAGTCTCGAGGACGTCTTCTCCCTCGAGGAACTCGAAGCCTGGCTCACAAAAGCATCAGCGGGCATCGCGAAACTGGGTGACGGCTCGCACCAGCCGGCGTGGCTGACCGAACTGAAAATCGACGGCCTGGCGGTCAACCTGCTGTACCGCGACGGGAAACTCGTGCGTGCAGCCACGCGCGGCGACGGCACCACCGGCGAGGACATCACCCACAATGTGCTCACCATCAAGGAAATCCCGCAGGAGCTAAGCGGCGAAGGGTTTCCGGCAGAAGTGGAAATCCGGGGTGAGGTGTTCATCCCCTCTAAAGCATTCGCCGAATTCAACGAGGCCCTGATCGAAGCCGGCAAGGCGCCTTTGGCCAACCCGCGCAATGCAGCCGCCGGTTCCCTCCGGCAGAAGGACCCGGCGGAAACAGCCAAGCGTCCGCTGAAGATGTTCGTGCACGGCATCGGTGCGCGGGAGGGGCTCCAGGCGCGCAGCCAGTCCGAAACCTATGACCTGCTGAAGGGCTGGGGCCTGCCCGTCAGCCCCTACTCCGAAGTGCTGGGGAGCCTGGAGGAGGTCCTTGACTTCATCAAGCGGTACGGGGACCAGCGCCACAAGCTGCTCCACGAGATCGACGGCATTGTGGTCAAAGTTGATGACTTTGCCACCCAGCGTGCCCTGGGCTACACCACCCGCGTGCCGCGGTGGGCAGTGGCCTACAAATACCCGCCCGAGGAAGTCCACACCAAGCTTCTTGACATCCTCGTCAACGTGGGCCGCACGGGGCGGGTGACGCCCTTCGGCATGATGGAGCCGGTCAAGGTGGCCGGATCCACCGTTGAAATGGCCACCCTGCACAACCAGGACGTGGTCAAGGCCAAGGGCGTGAAAATCGGCGACATTGTGGTGCTGCGCAAGGCCGGCGACGTTATCCCCGAAATCGTGGGTCCGGTCCTGGCACTGCGCGGCCAGCAGGATCCGCCGGTCCGGGATTTTGAAATGCCCACCGAATGCCCCTCCTGCGGCACACCCCTTGCCCCGGCCAAGGAGGGCGACGTGGACATCCGCTGCCCCAATGCCAAATCCTGCCCGTCGCAGCTGCGCGAACGGGTTTTCCACCTCGCCGGCCGAGGCGCGTTCGACATCGAGGCGCTGGGCTGGGAAGCAGCGATTGCCCTCACCCAGCCGACGGAACCTGAAGTTCCGCCGCTCACCACCGAGGCGGCTTTGTTCGACCTCACCCCGGAGCTGCTGGCGGAGGTACGCATCCGGCGGGAAAAGCGCTCCAAGGGTGTGGCCACCGGGGAATTCGAACTGGTGCCGTACTTCTACAGCAAGGGCACCGCGAAGTCGCCGTCAAAGCCGACTGCCACCACCGAAAAACTCTTCCGCGAACTCGAGAAGGCCAAAACCCAGCCGTTGTGGCGTGTCCTGGTGGCGCTGTCCATCCGCCACGTAGGTCCGCGGGCCTCCCGCGCCCTGGCCACGGCATTTGGCAGCATGGACGCCATCCGGAAGGCCTCGGAGGATGAACTCGCCCACGTGGACGGGGTGGGTCCCACCATCGCCGCTGCCCTCAAGGAATGGTTTGCCGAGGACTGGCACGTGGAGATCGTCGATCGATGGGCTGCTGCGGGGGTCCGGATGGAAGACGAGCGGGATGAATCCATGCCCCGCACCCTGGAAGGGCTGACGGTGGTGGTTACCGGCTCGCTGCCGAACTTCAGCCGGGACGAGGCGAAGGAGGCCATCCTCCTGCGGGGTGGCAAGGCGGCAGGTTCCGTCTCCAAAAACACCAGCTACGTGGTGGCCGGTGAGAACGCCGGAACCAAGCTGGACAAGGCCGAACAGCTTGGAGTTCCCGTGCTGGATGAGGACGGCTTCCGGCAGCTTCTGGCCGAGGGGCCGGCAGCGCAGGCGGAGGCAACGGCAGGGGCCCTGGAAGAGGCAAAGGCGGAGGCAACGCCGTGA
- a CDS encoding biotin--[acetyl-CoA-carboxylase] ligase, translating to MDDAHAPGTPLDRRDLADQNFLAATGIPRLEVVDSTGSTNADLLRSVTVEPAAWPDLSVLTAEYQTAARGRLDRHWEAPPLSSISVSVVLRPANAERRPLPTQSYSWLSLIAALALRETLLETAGIPAELKWPNDVLVRGKKIAGILAQLGPMVDGSVPPVILGTGLNVTLSAAELPVPTATSVMLEGARTADRTVLLKSYLSKFAVLYRSFCNADGDPAAGMAGGASLHKRVEAVMVTLGKQVRAQLPGDHEIIGHASRLDEYGSLLVVDRDSREHVVTAGDVVHLRRWTSPDASGQGGYA from the coding sequence ATGGATGACGCACACGCCCCCGGTACGCCCCTGGACCGGAGGGATCTGGCGGACCAGAACTTCCTGGCCGCCACCGGCATCCCGCGGCTGGAGGTGGTGGATTCCACCGGGTCCACCAACGCCGACCTTCTCCGGTCTGTCACGGTGGAGCCCGCTGCCTGGCCTGACCTGTCCGTGCTCACCGCCGAGTACCAGACAGCTGCCAGGGGACGGCTGGACAGGCACTGGGAAGCTCCGCCGCTGAGCTCCATCTCGGTCTCGGTTGTCCTGCGTCCGGCCAACGCCGAAAGGCGCCCGCTGCCCACGCAAAGCTATTCGTGGTTGTCCTTGATTGCCGCGCTGGCGCTGCGCGAAACCCTGCTGGAGACCGCAGGAATCCCGGCCGAGCTGAAGTGGCCCAACGACGTCCTGGTACGCGGGAAGAAAATTGCGGGCATCTTGGCCCAGCTGGGCCCCATGGTGGACGGCTCCGTGCCGCCCGTCATCCTGGGAACCGGCTTGAACGTGACTCTCAGTGCAGCGGAGCTGCCTGTCCCCACCGCCACGTCGGTGATGCTGGAAGGGGCCCGGACGGCGGATCGGACCGTCCTTCTGAAGAGCTACCTTTCGAAGTTTGCCGTGTTGTACCGCAGCTTCTGCAACGCCGACGGCGATCCGGCGGCAGGGATGGCGGGCGGCGCGTCGCTGCACAAGCGGGTTGAGGCTGTCATGGTCACCCTGGGCAAGCAGGTGCGGGCGCAGTTGCCGGGAGACCACGAGATCATCGGCCATGCGTCCCGGCTTGACGAGTACGGGTCGTTGCTGGTGGTGGACCGTGACTCCCGCGAACACGTGGTCACCGCCGGGGACGTGGTGCACCTGCGGCGGTGGACCTCCCCGGACGCCTCCGGCCAAGGCGGTTATGCGTAA
- a CDS encoding GNAT family N-acetyltransferase has protein sequence MQSPITVRPAVESDFDAVARITRDSYLAAGYFDDADHPYMRKVQDVAQRAGQATVWVAERAGDVVGSVTLALAGEPYADIALHDELEFRMLVVDPAVQRSGAGKAMMTAILEHAKGLDGVRAVALTTGSTWESARGLYNKTGFARVPERDWLVPGTDIKLLVYRLDL, from the coding sequence GTGCAATCGCCAATAACAGTCCGTCCCGCCGTCGAATCCGACTTCGACGCCGTTGCCCGTATCACCAGGGATTCCTACCTGGCGGCCGGCTACTTTGACGACGCCGACCACCCCTACATGCGCAAGGTCCAGGACGTTGCGCAGCGGGCCGGCCAAGCCACCGTATGGGTAGCCGAGCGGGCCGGTGATGTGGTGGGTTCGGTCACGCTGGCCCTCGCCGGTGAGCCCTACGCGGACATTGCCCTGCACGACGAGCTCGAGTTCCGCATGCTGGTGGTGGACCCGGCCGTGCAGCGCAGCGGGGCCGGCAAAGCCATGATGACGGCGATCCTTGAGCATGCCAAGGGCCTCGACGGCGTCAGGGCCGTGGCGCTGACCACCGGGAGCACCTGGGAAAGCGCCCGGGGACTGTACAACAAAACCGGCTTCGCCAGGGTGCCGGAAAGGGACTGGCTCGTTCCCGGAACTGACATAAAACTGCTGGTTTACCGGCTGGACCTGTAG
- a CDS encoding PH domain-containing protein — MRKDLVPGEQVIVTTRPQPRKLAGAMVAFILSPAIAAYCSAWVIRGEAGRAVPALAGRWTPWLVTGCVLAAASVWLGFCLPRLLRWHSTRYTLTSRRLVARSGMWKRQDQQVYLASVRNLTVHESVLQRFFRSGNISLEIGYQGVVTFPDVPEVARFRDFILDAIGDLPDEHDAQPGGTTDHPAGALPWDKREGGPDER; from the coding sequence ATGCGTAAAGACCTTGTCCCGGGCGAGCAGGTGATTGTCACCACCCGCCCGCAGCCGAGGAAGCTCGCCGGCGCCATGGTTGCCTTTATTCTTTCGCCGGCGATTGCGGCCTACTGCTCCGCCTGGGTGATCCGCGGTGAAGCCGGGCGGGCTGTTCCCGCTCTTGCGGGCCGATGGACTCCGTGGCTGGTGACGGGGTGTGTCCTCGCGGCCGCTTCGGTGTGGCTGGGCTTTTGCCTGCCCAGGTTGCTGCGCTGGCACAGCACCCGCTACACCCTGACCAGCCGGCGGCTGGTGGCCAGGTCCGGAATGTGGAAGCGGCAGGACCAGCAGGTGTACCTGGCTTCGGTCCGCAACCTGACTGTCCATGAGTCGGTCCTGCAACGTTTCTTCCGCTCCGGGAATATATCCTTGGAAATCGGATACCAGGGAGTGGTCACGTTCCCTGATGTGCCGGAAGTAGCCAGGTTCCGGGACTTCATCCTCGACGCCATCGGGGACCTGCCGGACGAGCACGACGCCCAGCCGGGCGGAACAACGGATCACCCCGCCGGAGCTTTGCCGTGGGACAAGAGAGAAGGTGGACCAGATGAACGATGA
- a CDS encoding RidA family protein has protein sequence MRKTFGSGSAWERTLGYSRAVQVDNTLYISATAASGEDGIVGNDFYTQTQFILQKLGKVLADAGFSFEDVVQSKLYLTDISQWEEAGRAHGEVFGEIRPTLSLVHVLPFLDPEMLVEIELVAHKSAS, from the coding sequence ATGCGCAAAACCTTCGGCTCCGGCTCCGCCTGGGAACGGACCCTCGGCTACTCCCGGGCTGTCCAGGTGGACAACACCCTGTACATTTCCGCCACCGCCGCGAGCGGCGAGGACGGCATCGTAGGGAACGACTTCTACACGCAGACGCAGTTCATCCTCCAAAAGCTCGGCAAAGTCCTCGCGGACGCCGGCTTCAGCTTTGAGGACGTAGTCCAGTCCAAGCTGTACCTGACGGACATCAGCCAATGGGAAGAAGCCGGCCGTGCCCACGGCGAAGTGTTCGGCGAAATCCGGCCCACCCTGTCACTGGTGCACGTCCTGCCCTTCCTGGATCCGGAAATGCTGGTCGAGATCGAGCTCGTGGCCCACAAGAGCGCCAGCTAG
- a CDS encoding adenylate/guanylate cyclase domain-containing protein, whose amino-acid sequence MNDEHQRESVESIAPPTPAADAHPATGTMSAERLAMKALEARLLGGERKLRRREVAAGAGLSLLSARKLWRALGFPNFGDEDVAFTERDQAALSTVVDLVRSGKLTEEAAISVTRSIGQMTDRMVVWQIEALVEDMVHEQGVTDAVARKRLVNELPALVDALEEMLVYSWRRQLNAGIQRLAVRAEAGLQASEEGREGDEDDAPLPLARAVGFADLVSYTSLSRRMNEKTLARLVQRFENKCAEIISVGGGRLVKTVGDEVLFIAETPAAGAEISLALAQAFTEDEILPEARVAMVWGRILSRLGDIYGPTVNLAARLTTLADPGTVLVDSMTASALEHDERFVMLPQPPENVRGFGEIRPVRLTRGLGKGLVLD is encoded by the coding sequence ATGAACGATGAGCACCAGCGGGAAAGCGTCGAGTCCATCGCGCCGCCGACTCCGGCCGCCGACGCCCATCCCGCCACCGGCACCATGTCTGCCGAGCGGCTGGCAATGAAAGCGCTGGAGGCCCGGCTGCTGGGCGGGGAACGCAAGCTCCGCCGTCGTGAAGTCGCCGCCGGCGCAGGGTTGTCCCTGCTGTCCGCGCGCAAACTTTGGCGTGCCCTCGGGTTCCCCAACTTCGGCGACGAGGACGTTGCTTTCACCGAGCGTGACCAGGCAGCCCTCTCCACTGTTGTGGACCTGGTCCGGTCCGGGAAGCTGACGGAGGAAGCCGCCATCTCCGTCACCCGCTCCATCGGCCAGATGACTGACCGCATGGTGGTCTGGCAGATCGAAGCCCTGGTGGAAGACATGGTGCACGAACAGGGCGTTACAGATGCCGTCGCCCGCAAGCGCCTGGTGAATGAGCTCCCGGCGCTGGTGGACGCGCTGGAGGAAATGCTGGTCTACTCCTGGCGCCGTCAGCTCAACGCCGGTATCCAGCGGCTCGCGGTCCGCGCCGAGGCCGGACTGCAGGCCAGCGAGGAAGGCCGCGAAGGCGATGAAGACGACGCCCCGCTGCCCCTGGCGCGCGCCGTCGGCTTCGCGGACCTGGTCTCCTACACCAGCCTGTCCCGGCGCATGAACGAAAAAACGCTGGCCCGGCTGGTCCAGCGGTTCGAAAACAAGTGCGCGGAAATCATCTCCGTCGGCGGTGGCCGCCTGGTCAAGACCGTTGGTGACGAAGTCCTCTTCATTGCGGAGACGCCGGCTGCAGGCGCGGAAATTTCCTTGGCGCTGGCTCAGGCCTTCACCGAAGACGAGATCCTGCCGGAAGCCAGGGTGGCCATGGTCTGGGGCAGGATCCTGTCCCGGCTCGGCGATATTTACGGCCCCACTGTTAACCTTGCGGCCCGCCTGACGACGCTGGCGGACCCTGGAACAGTACTGGTGGACTCCATGACTGCCTCCGCGCTGGAGCACGACGAACGGTTTGTTATGCTGCCGCAGCCTCCGGAGAATGTCCGCGGCTTTGGTGAGATCCGCCCGGTGCGCCTCACCCGCGGGCTCGGCAAGGGGCTGGTCCTGGACTAG